Proteins encoded within one genomic window of Manduca sexta isolate Smith_Timp_Sample1 chromosome 18, JHU_Msex_v1.0, whole genome shotgun sequence:
- the LOC115447085 gene encoding nicotinamide/nicotinic acid mononucleotide adenylyltransferase 3 isoform X3, whose product MSKGLIVLMACGSFSPPTYMHLRMFEIARDYIHSLGLGTVVGGIVSPVHDAYGKKDLVAAQHRIAMLKLALRSSGWIKISEWETQRSGWTRTRVSLQYHQDMINSHMNALEPDPPSWLPDDVLNVNSIDEPDSFAGVNGNQDQPVTIKLLCGADLLESFATPGLWSDDDLETIVGHHGLVVVTRAGSDPGRFIHESDLLYKHRKNIMLVTNYIANEVSSTVIRRLVRRGESAKYLTDDAVLAYLRAHRLYGAAPAPPAPPTSRARKSNFLMPSHTDSVSPVNQIKPKLAYVDKVPSNYVPGKAVKIVSDVTQHAIKDDKVSFAETTYCPLDSYLQKDDIDYDLYRRRVSEGNVDMQPENPMKKRCSSTIRKLRPEEMKKSKSEVSKLCDKVKSIKLKDTSKNYKTRSCNDIVRLILTKHGIHVISDTEAIV is encoded by the exons ATGTCGAAGGGTTTGATTGTGTTGATGGCCTGCGGGAGCTTCAGTCCCCCCACATACATGCATTTGAGGATGTTCG AGATTGCGAGGGATTACATCCATTCACTTGGTTTGGGGACTGTTGTCGGAGGCATAGTGTCCCCTGTGCATGACGCGTACGGTAAAAAGGATTTAGTCGCAGCGCAACacag GATAGCCATGTTGAAACTGGCGCTGCGTTCGTCGGGGTGGATCAAGATCTCAGAGTGGGAGACGCAGCGGTCCGGCTGGACGAGGACTCGAGTGTCCTTACAGTACCACCAG GACATGATCAACAGTCACATGAACGCCCTGGAGCCAGATCCGCCGTCATGGCTGCCGGACGACGTGCTCAATGTGAACAGCATCGACGAGCCGGACTCGTTCGCCGGTGTCAATGGCAACCAGGACCAGCCGGTCACCATCAAGCTGCTGTGCGGTGCTGATCTGCTGGAGTCCTTCGCTACGCCTGGACTATGGTCTGATGATGAC TTAGAGACGATAGTGGGTCATCATGGCTTAGTGGTGGTGACGCGCGCCGGCAGCGACCCGGGCCGGTTCATACACGAGTCGGACCTACTTTATAAACATAGA AAAAACATAATGCTAGTGACGAACTACATCGCGAACGAGGTGAGCTCGACGGTGATCCGGCGCCTCGTGCGGCGCGGCGAGAGCGCCAAGTACCTCACCGACGACGCCGTGCTCGCCTACCTGCGCGCGCACCGCCTCTacggcgccgcgcccgccccgcCCGCCCCGCCCACGTCA AGAGCCCGCAAGTCCAACTTCCTGATGCCCAGCCACACCGACAGCGTCAGCCCCGTCAATCAAATCAAGCCGAAGTTAGCGTATGTCGATAAAGTCCCGTCGAACTACGTGCCCGGGAAGGCGGTGAAAATCGTCAGTGACGTCACGCAGCACGCTATCAAAGACGATAAGGTAAGTTTTGCCGAAACAACCTATTGCCCTTTAGACAGTTATCTGCAGAAGGACGATATCGACTACGATCTCTATCGGCGTAGGGTTAGCGAAGGGAATGTCGATATGCAACCAGAGAATCCGATGAAGAAGCGATGCTCCTCGACTATTAGGAAGTTGAGGCCTGAGGAAATGAAGAAGAGTAAGTCCGAAGTCAGTAAACTGTGCGATAAAGTGAAAAGTATTAAACTGAAGGACACCAGTAAGAATTACAAGACTCGTAGCTGCAACGACATTGTCCGGCTGATTCTGACCAAGCATGGCATTCATGTTATTAGCGATACGGAGGCCATCGTCTGA
- the LOC115447090 gene encoding methionine--tRNA ligase, mitochondrial, with the protein MRLTLRLLSSVAQTRPFYVTTPIFYVNAAPHLGHLYTALVADAIQRFEKLTNPDCNVIFSTGTDEHGTKIQQAAAKANLSLPQYCTDISNEYKELFKEYGVGYTDFIRTTEDRHKKAVAHFWNKLLKEDYIYKAKYSGWYSVNDESFVLETHVKDEVKDGKNVKVSIESGHTVEWTEETNYMFRMSAFKTHLQEWLKQDGVIMPSKFQKQLQDSLLSDVYFPDISVSRPSSRVHWAIRVPGDDEQSIYVWLDALINYLTVLGYPDEDAMKARGRAWPADVHVVGKDILKFHGIYWPAFLMAIKWHPPRRLVCHSHWTVDGAKMSKSLGNVVAPRTTGVEPSALRYLLLREATMAHDANFSSRKLVAVANSELADTLGNLASRAAGAALNPRAELPALHPHDLAALAAGEVAAYLLHCVERLPEICYTHYKNYQFYKVADAVTHCLHSANLFFETHKPWELRKNVEKQKELDVILHITMETLRICGIILQPIIPEISTKLLDKLQIPKDCRNWEHCETPSWRIEGAIYETKNIKSGKFVLFQRIYTDKKNVHKKKASA; encoded by the exons ATGAGACTAACGTTGCGTTTATTATCATCCGTCGCTCAGACGAGGCCGTTTTATGTGACGACGCCAATATTTTACGTAAATGCag CTCCGCACCTGGGGCACCTATACACAGCCTTGGTGGCGGATGCTATCCAGAGGTTCGAGAAGCTCACCAACCCCGACTGCAATGTCATCTTCAGCACAG GCACAGATGAACATGGAACAAAAATCCAGCAAGCAGCAGCGAAAGCGAACCTCTCATTACCTCAATACTGCACTGACATATCAAATGAGTATAAAGAGTTGTTCAAAGAATATGGTGTAGGCTACACAGACTTTATACGCACCACAGAGGATCGCCACAAGAAGGCTGTTGCACATTTTTGG aATAAATTGTTAAAGGAGGATTACATATACAAAGCTAAATACTCAGGTTGGTACAGTGTGAATGACGAGTCTTTTGTCCTGGAGACTCATGTGAAGGATGAGGTTAAAGATGGAAAAAat GTGAAAGTGTCTATTGAGTCAGGACACACAGTAGAATGGACAGAGGAGACAAACTACATGTTTAGAATGAGTGCATTCAAAACGCACCTTCAAGAGTGGCTGAAACAAG ATGGTGTTATAATGCCAAGCAAATTTCAGAAGCAACTTCAAGACAGTTTACTGAGTGATGTCTATTTTCCCGATATATCAGTAAGCAGGCCTTCATCTAGAGTGCATTGGGCTATAAGG GTTCCGGGTGATGACGAGCAGAGCATCTACGTGTGGTTGGACGCGCTGATCAACTATCTGACGGTGCTGGGCTACCCTGACGAGGACGCCATGAAGGCGCGCGGACGAGCCTGGCCCGCGGATGTGCACGTCGTCGGAAAGGATATACTCAA GTTCCACGGCATCTACTGGCCGGCTTTCTTGATGGCGATCAAGTGGCACCCGCCACGGCGGCTGGTCTGCCACTCGCACTGGACCGTCGACGGCGCCAAGATGTCCAAGTCGCTCGGAAATGTGGTTGCACCAAGAACCACGGGAGTTGAACCCTCAGCGCTTCGATACCTGCTACTTAGGGAGGCTACCATGGCGCATGATGCCA ACTTCAGCTCCCGCAAGCTGGTGGCGGTGGCGAACTCGGAGCTGGCGGACACGCTGGGCAACCTGGCGAGCCGCGCCGCCGGCGCCGCGCTCAACCCGCGCGCCGAGCTGCCCGCGCTGCACCCGCACGAcctcgccgcgctcgccgccggCGAGGTCGCCGCCTACCTGCTGCACTGCGTCGAACGGCTGCCAG AAATTTGCTACACACACTACAAGAACTATCAATTCTACAAAGTAGCCGACGCGGTCACACACTGCTTACATTCGGCAAACCTATTCTTTGAAACACATAAACCGTGGGAACTGCGCAAGAACGTCGAAAAACAAAAAGAACTGGACGTCATCCTCCACATTACCATGGAAACCTTAAGGATATGCGGCATCATATTACAGCCAATAATACCAGAGATTAGCACGAAATTACTGGACAAACTACAAATCCCTAAAGATTGCAGAAACTGGGAACACTGTGAAACTCCATCGTGGAGGATAGAAGGCGCTATATACGAAACTAAGAACATAAAGAGTGGTAAATTCGTTCTCTTTCAAAGGATTTATACTGATAagaaaaatgtacataaaaagaAAGCTAGTGCGTAA
- the LOC115447085 gene encoding nicotinamide/nicotinic acid mononucleotide adenylyltransferase 1 isoform X2, with translation MSKGLIVLMACGSFSPPTYMHLRMFEIARDYIHSLGLGTVVGGIVSPVHDAYGKKDLVAAQHRIAMLKLALRSSGWIKISEWETQRSGWTRTRVSLQYHQDMINSHMNALEPDPPSWLPDDVLNVNSIDEPDSFAGVNGNQDQPVTIKLLCGADLLESFATPGLWSDDDLETIVGHHGLVVVTRAGSDPGRFIHESDLLYKHRKNIMLVTNYIANEVSSTVIRRLVRRGESAKYLTDDAVLAYLRAHRLYGAAPAPPAPPTD, from the exons ATGTCGAAGGGTTTGATTGTGTTGATGGCCTGCGGGAGCTTCAGTCCCCCCACATACATGCATTTGAGGATGTTCG AGATTGCGAGGGATTACATCCATTCACTTGGTTTGGGGACTGTTGTCGGAGGCATAGTGTCCCCTGTGCATGACGCGTACGGTAAAAAGGATTTAGTCGCAGCGCAACacag GATAGCCATGTTGAAACTGGCGCTGCGTTCGTCGGGGTGGATCAAGATCTCAGAGTGGGAGACGCAGCGGTCCGGCTGGACGAGGACTCGAGTGTCCTTACAGTACCACCAG GACATGATCAACAGTCACATGAACGCCCTGGAGCCAGATCCGCCGTCATGGCTGCCGGACGACGTGCTCAATGTGAACAGCATCGACGAGCCGGACTCGTTCGCCGGTGTCAATGGCAACCAGGACCAGCCGGTCACCATCAAGCTGCTGTGCGGTGCTGATCTGCTGGAGTCCTTCGCTACGCCTGGACTATGGTCTGATGATGAC TTAGAGACGATAGTGGGTCATCATGGCTTAGTGGTGGTGACGCGCGCCGGCAGCGACCCGGGCCGGTTCATACACGAGTCGGACCTACTTTATAAACATAGA AAAAACATAATGCTAGTGACGAACTACATCGCGAACGAGGTGAGCTCGACGGTGATCCGGCGCCTCGTGCGGCGCGGCGAGAGCGCCAAGTACCTCACCGACGACGCCGTGCTCGCCTACCTGCGCGCGCACCGCCTCTacggcgccgcgcccgccccgcCCGCCCCGCCCAC TGATTAA
- the LOC115447085 gene encoding nicotinamide/nicotinic acid mononucleotide adenylyltransferase 3 isoform X1: MSKGLIVLMACGSFSPPTYMHLRMFEIARDYIHSLGLGTVVGGIVSPVHDAYGKKDLVAAQHRIAMLKLALRSSGWIKISEWETQRSGWTRTRVSLQYHQDMINSHMNALEPDPPSWLPDDVLNVNSIDEPDSFAGVNGNQDQPVTIKLLCGADLLESFATPGLWSDDDLETIVGHHGLVVVTRAGSDPGRFIHESDLLYKHRKNIMLVTNYIANEVSSTVIRRLVRRGESAKYLTDDAVLAYLRAHRLYGAAPAPPAPPTSVPVPTTHATRATDSPVTSNGDNTTTSHQYPSIPPLSTSQHISSVTPLDNMSQHCATVPSLSSISQNYPAVPPLSATSQEHSQVAPLSTYSRHYPPIPSLGTSTQHCPPVPPLNTTSQCPSPIPSLNTASDYHLMPSRNNRTVD, translated from the exons ATGTCGAAGGGTTTGATTGTGTTGATGGCCTGCGGGAGCTTCAGTCCCCCCACATACATGCATTTGAGGATGTTCG AGATTGCGAGGGATTACATCCATTCACTTGGTTTGGGGACTGTTGTCGGAGGCATAGTGTCCCCTGTGCATGACGCGTACGGTAAAAAGGATTTAGTCGCAGCGCAACacag GATAGCCATGTTGAAACTGGCGCTGCGTTCGTCGGGGTGGATCAAGATCTCAGAGTGGGAGACGCAGCGGTCCGGCTGGACGAGGACTCGAGTGTCCTTACAGTACCACCAG GACATGATCAACAGTCACATGAACGCCCTGGAGCCAGATCCGCCGTCATGGCTGCCGGACGACGTGCTCAATGTGAACAGCATCGACGAGCCGGACTCGTTCGCCGGTGTCAATGGCAACCAGGACCAGCCGGTCACCATCAAGCTGCTGTGCGGTGCTGATCTGCTGGAGTCCTTCGCTACGCCTGGACTATGGTCTGATGATGAC TTAGAGACGATAGTGGGTCATCATGGCTTAGTGGTGGTGACGCGCGCCGGCAGCGACCCGGGCCGGTTCATACACGAGTCGGACCTACTTTATAAACATAGA AAAAACATAATGCTAGTGACGAACTACATCGCGAACGAGGTGAGCTCGACGGTGATCCGGCGCCTCGTGCGGCGCGGCGAGAGCGCCAAGTACCTCACCGACGACGCCGTGCTCGCCTACCTGCGCGCGCACCGCCTCTacggcgccgcgcccgccccgcCCGCCCCGCCCACGTCAGTACCGGTCCCCACCACCCACGCCACCCGCGCCACCGACTCCCCTGTGACGTCCAACGGCGAC AACACCACAACATCCCACCAGTACCCATCCATACCACCCCTAAGCACTTCTCAGCATATCTCATCAGTAACACCTCTCGATAACATGTCCCAACACTGTGCAACTGTGCCATCTCTAAGTAGCATCTCCCAGAATTACCCAGCTGTACCACCTTTGAGTGCCACTTCCCAAGAGCACTCACAGGTTGCGCCCCTAAGCACCTATTCACGCCATTACCCCCCAATCCCATCACTCGGTACCAGTACCCAGCACTGCCCACCCGTACCACCGCTAAATACTACTTCACAGTGCCCTTCACCAATACCATCTCTCAATACCGCTTCAGACTATCACTTAATGCCATCCAGAAATAATAGAACAGTAgactaa